DNA from Nitrospira sp.:
AAGGGTATTGCCCGATGGACTGATAAGGGAGACCTCCTCACAACCGCCATTTCTGGCTTGTCACTTTTTCGGCGGGACACACCCACTCCACCGATGAGCTACATGTACGAGCGAAGCGTCTGCCTGATCGCGCATGGGGTCAAACAGGTACTGCTAGGAGGTGACGTGTATGTGTATGACGCTCACCATTTTTTGATCACGTCTGTGGATCTACCCGTCATTTGCCGGGTTATAAAAGCAAGCCGGGAGCAGCCTTACCTGAGTCTCCTCTTGAAACTTGATCGACATGAGATCTCACAGTTGATCGCGGACAGCCATCTTCCTCCACCGCCTGTGCAGCAAGCGGGACGCGGAATGGCGATCGGTCCGGTCACATTGCCGCTACTCACTGCCTTTCAACGGTTGATCGACCTGCTTGGCGAGCCGCAAGATATACCGATTCTGGCGCCGATCGTTCAGCGGGAAATCATGTACCGGTTACTTGTAGGCAAGCAAGGTACTCATCTTCGTCAGATGGCGTCGGCAGGAAGCCAGAGTCAACAAATCGCGCAGGCCATCTGCTGGTTGAAGAGTAATTTCACCAGGTCGTTCCGCATCGAGGAACTCGCCGGTCACGTCAATATGAGCCCCTCCACCTTTCACCATCATTTCCGAACGCTGACGGCGATGAGTCCGCTGCAGTATCAAAAATGGCTGCGATTGAACGAAGCGAGGCGATTGATGCTCACTGAGCGCCTTGACGCGACCACCACGGCCTTTCAGGTTGGCTATGAGAGTCCTTCCCAATTCAGCCGAGAGTACAGCCGCTCGTTCGGGGCACCTCCAATGCGTGATATTACAAACTTACGAATGCGCGCGACTAATGTTATCCGCAAAGAGATCAGGCATTCGCCATCGGACGAGTGGGATTCATCGACCCTGATCTAATGACACAATGGATCACCGCCAACCAGGCATGAACAGACTTAGGTTAAGCGGCGCCTCACGCTTGGCTCAATCCTGACCTGGACCTCAACCTTTTTGGGAATCACGACCAATGCTGCGACGCTTTCATATAGCCGTACAACAGATCACGCCGGGCAAGAATTCCGACCAGCTTGTTGTTCCGGACCACCGGTACGCGAGTCAAATAGCGATCCTGGAACAGGTCGGCCACCTGGGCTAGTGTTTGATCTTCTGTCACGGTCACGGGATGGGTCGACATAATTTCCGTGGCGAGGACTTTTCGAAGGTCACGCCCATCGAGCATGACCTGCAATAGGTCGTATTCCGTGACGATCCCGACTAACGTGCCGTCCTCTTCCACGACCGGAAGACTCCCGAAGTTCCGATGGGTCATCATGTGCGCAATCGTCGAGGCATCGGTGCGTGACGTGCATCTGGTGACTGCGTCCTGCATCAACTGTTCCACGATCAAGGCCTTGGGGTCGCTGGCTTTCATGAAAAAATCGGTTTGTCTCATAGGTTCCTCATTGTTCTTGTTTTCCTCCGGTGGCAAGGTAGGTTCGCAAGACATCGCGTCTCGCGATGAGACCGATCAGTTTATCCTTGTCATCCACGACGGGAACACGAACGAGATCGCTTGCGCGCAGCACATGGACCAACGTACCGAGCGTCGTTTCAGCCCTTACTGAATAAGGGTTAGAAGTCATGATGTCCTTCGCCGCAACGGCACCGAGCCGATGACGGTCGTCGATGGCTGCAAGCAAATCATGTTCGCTGACAATACCGGCCAACTTCTTTCCATTCTCCACGACCGGCACGGCCCCGAACCCCTCGATCATCAACGAAGCAATCACGTCTCCCTTCGTCCTCAGGCGGGCGCATTGCACTTCTTTTTCCATCACCTGGCCGACCGTCATGGAATCGAAGTCTTTGACCTTGACCGCCTTGGTCCTCTTTTTGGCTCTCTTTGTTTTCATCATTCCTCCCTACCGATTGGTCCACCCTCACCGTCCATGCGTCATGCGTCGCCCCTCAGAAGGGCGGATGCCACATCGCCATTCCAGCGAAGCGAGACGATCCGCAGCTTTAACGCCCTTACTTAGTTAGCCGCGGGTCTCATTGCGCTGCTGAGACAATCTGTCCTTCCTTGGCCACCCGAAAAGTTCTTCCGCGCGAAGACATACCCCTTCGACTGGCGCTAATCACCACAGAGTGTCGCCGGCCTCTGCTGCAAAACGCCGCAACCTTCCATCGGATTACAACACAGGGAACGTGCCTAACTCTTCGAAAGATGACCAATTCTTCTTCCATGACTCTCCATGACACAGGCACATCCAATGCAGTTCTAATACCCGAAATCGTTACTCCAGATTGACCATGCTCAGGAGGGAAATCGATGATGCGAATTCTCTGTGCGGTCGATGGGTCGGAACATTCACGATGGGGAGTAGAAGCGCTCGAGACTCTTGCTGCTCGAGAACCTGAGCATGTGGGGCTCCTGCACATAGTCGACCAGCCGGCGCTTCAGGCCTCCAAGAACAAGAACCCCGTCGCAGCAAAGCGTGCCATTGCCGCTATGGAAAAGGCCGGGACTATCGTGCTGCGCGACGCTGCGCGATCGGCCCGACTCGCCCTCGGGCAGGCAGCAACCGGACCACGCACAAAATTCCAGACTATCCTCACGCATGGTCCGGCCGCCCATACCATTGCGAAGACAGCCCGTCGCCTGAAGGCGGATCTGATCATCATGGGATCCCGCGGTCTGAGCGACATTCAGGGATTCTTGCTTGGGAGCGTCTCTCGTCAGGTGGTCTCGGCGGCCGCTTGTTCCGTCTTGGTCGTGAAACAGCCCATGCCCAACCTGCATCGTGTTGCCCTCGCTGTCGATGACTCCAAACCGTCACGAAGCGCCGCCAGGTTTCTGCGATCTTATGTGCTTCCAGAATCCGCCACCGTCACGATCCTGACCTCGGCTGAAAGTCCTGTTACGGACTTTGCTAAGCGGTACCTGTCCGAGTCGCAACTGGCCGAATTAACCGAACCGGTCATGGAGCGGGCAACCACGCTCGTCAACGGCCTGCGTGACGAGTTCATCAAAGACGGCTATTCCGTCGTCACACAGGTCCGGATGGACCACGTCGTCCAGACCATTATCAACCACGTCGAAGCCAATCGTGACGAGCTACTCGTGGTCGGGTCCCGCGACTTGACCAAGCACGAGCGGCTCTACCTCGGCAGCGTTTCCGAAAGCCTGCTCAGACATGCTCCCTGTTCAGCCCTGGTCGTACGAGGGACCAGTGCCCGACATTAGCCACCACGACATTCACCGGCTCTCGGCAGAAGACGTGCTGAAGCGACTGGACACCGCCAACGGTGGTCTGTCGTCCGCTGACGTTCAACGGCGATTGGCTCAATACGGGCCCAATGTCCTCGTCGGGCCAAGCCATTACTCGCTCCTTCGAGAGCTCCTCCACCAGTTCACTCACTTTCTCGCGATTCTTCTTTGGATTGCCGTCGGTCTCTCCTTCGCCGCGGACGTCGTGAAGCCCGGTGAAGGGATGGCCACATTGGGATTGGCGATCCTCGGCATCATCGTGATCAACGCCGTATTCGCCTTCTTCCAGGAATACAAGGCCGAGCGAGCTCTCCAGGCCCTCCACCGCTTATTGCCTGATAAGACATGGGTGAGCAGAGGAGGACAGCCAGTCGAGGTGACGCGAAGCGAGATCACACCTGGCGATGTGCTGATTCTAGAAGAAGGAGAACGGGTGCCGGCCGATGCACGTCTGATCGAGGCAGTCGGCATGCTAGTGGACAACGCCGCCTTGACCGGTGAATCAAGACCGAAACGACGGGCGGCCGAAGCAACTGAGGACGGGCACTGGCTCGACCTCCCAAACCTCGTCTTTGCCGGCACCACCGTCCTGTCGGGGCATGGTCGCGCCGTCGTCTTCGCCACCGGGATGAATTCAGAGTTCGGCAAGATCGCCGCACTCACCACCATGATTGAAACCGGGCTCAGTCCTCTCCAGAAAGAGATCGCCAAGGTTACTCGCATCATCGCCGTCATTTCGTTGGCGATGGGAGCCTCGTTTTTTGCGATCGGCCTCTGGGCAGGACTTGGGTTTTGGATCAGCGCCATCTTCGGCATCGGCATCATCGTGGCAAACGTGCCGGAAGGTTTGCTCCCGACCGTCACCCTGGCCCTCGCCATCAGCAGCCAGCGCATGGCGAAACGCAACGCATTGATCAAGCACCTGCCCTCCGTTGAGACGCTCAGCTGCACCAAGGTGATTTGTATGGATAAGACGGGCGTCTCAGGAATGGTGAATCTGCCGTCAAGTGCTCAATTGTTGAAGCGGTATGAATCGTGAGCGGTTTCTGCGGTTGATTTGGCAAGTGAGAGATTGCTAGTCTTGGTTGTCCGAATAAGTTATTTTCCGTTAACGAAGAACCGGTAGAAATAGTTCTCACACTTAGGTTGTTTGAAAATGTGTAATCGCCCATCACGAAGTTTGATTATTTCATTCTTCATCGGGAGATGCTCACATAACAAATCGCAGTTATGTGACAGCTAGAGCACTTTCATTCAACGGCTTATGGACATAAGCCATTGCTTTATATGGTAAGTATGTGCGCCCGTAGCTCAGTTGGATAGAGCGCCGGGCTTCGAACCCGTAGGTCGCAGGTTCAATTCCTGCCGGGCGCACCAAGGTCACGCGGTTACCGGAGCTTCACCGATATTCCTACCAGGTTGGTTGCGCGGAGGCTGCAGGTCCCTCTCCATCGTGTGTGACTTACTCGTCGAGCCGATCTACCGCCTGCCGATGGCCACCAGGGATTAAATGCCCGTATAAGTCGACCGTGATGGCAATGGAGCTGTGTCCCATCTGTTCTTTCACGTACACGGGGCTCTCGCCTTGCTGGAGCAACAAACTGACGAATGTGTGACGTGTAGATCATGGAATCGAATTTTTCGTAGCCCTGAGGGGTCACATGACAACACATCGTTGACACCCAAACTGACACGACATCGATGACACTTGGCCGACACCGATAAAACGGATAGAAGGACCCTCCAGTCCATCAGGGGGGAAGGATATGAGTCAAAAAAAGTGCGGAGCTGATCGAGGAACGCAAGCGATGTGTCGGCTGGTGGCTGCAACAGCGGTCGATCAGTTGGATTGCCCGACGACTGCGACGAAGTCGGGAGTGGGGGCACAAATGGATCCGGCGGTATCGCCAAGGAGGCCCGACGTGGTTTTTGGAGCGATCCCGACGACCGCACCAGATAGCCCGGCGTGTGTCGGCCACGTTCGAGCAGGCGGTCATCCGAACGCATGCTCGGCTCACCAGTCCGCGCAATCCGCTTGGGTTTTACGGCGCGGAAGCGATCGCACACGAGTTGGCCGATGTGGGGGTGTCCCCCGTGCACAGTATCCGCACCATTCACCGAATCTTGGCCCGGCACCAGCTGGTCACGCGCAGGCGACGGGACCGATCTCGGCGCGGTCCCAGCTTGCCCACTCCTCCGGCCCGGCGCCAGAACGACGTGCACCAACTCGACTTCATTGTCGGGCATTATCTGGGAGCTCGGCGGCCCGTCGTCATCTTGAACCGCAAGGACATAGCCACGGGGCTGGTCGGCGGGACCGAGGAACCCGACCGACGAGTCCAGCGCGTGCTGGCGTTTCTGACGCGGGACTGGCACCGTCATGGCCGGCCTCGGTTTGTCCAAATGGACAACGACATGAGCTTGACGGGCGGCCGGTTCTATCCTCGCAGTCTGGGGCAACTGATCCGATTCTGCTTGGCCTGTCGAGTCATCCCGGTCTTTACGCCCGAGCGGCAACCCGCCGCCAACGCCCGCGTCGAACGCTACAACGGCCTCTGGCAGGAGAAGGTCTGGCAGCGGTATCGCTTCCGCACCCTGCGGCACCTGCGGGCTCGGTCGCACGCCTTTCAGGTGGCCTACAACACCTATCTCACACGCAGGCTGATCCATCAGGGGCAGTACGCGCGCTTGAACGGCCCTCGGTGCCCGTTGCCCGTGCCCTTCCGTATGCCCCACCCGTTGCCACTCTGTCGCGGACAGATCTGGGTGATCAGGAGAATCGATGAAAACGGCCACATCCAGGTGTTCAACGAAACGATTCGGCTCCCCCCGCGCTATGCCCATGAGTTTGTCCGCGTGGTCATTCGGACCGGCCCGCAAACTCTTTCGGTGTACTGGACTGCGTCCCAACAGGGGCGCCTCAAACGGATTGTGCATCGAGCCTATCGCCTCCGTGAAAAGGCCTGCACTCCTTTGCTCTGAAGTCATGCGTCGTCCGGTGACTTCCGCACGAGTGTCGGAGGGTCAACTGGGTACAGTCAGCGATGTCTTGTCGCGCATGAAGACCAATTCATGTGTCAGCGATGTGTTGACACTTGTCGCTGAGGCATTAAGAAGGGCATAGAACGCCCGATGCCGCAGGTTGTCTCCGTCCAGCAATCCACCTGCTTCGCTACAGAAGACCCATTCCGGAACGCCCGGCCAGCCGTTCGTGCTGGCTTGCAGCTGGCGGTCCAGGTGGAGGTCTGATAAGGCCTGGGTCAGCTCTCGCGACATATCGACACGCCGAACCTCTCCGTTCTTGGGAGACGTCATCTTGCCGTGTGTATAGTTTCGCTGCACGAGCAGAAAGCGGCTTTGGAAATCGAGGTCACCCCACTGGAGCGCCAGGAGCTCGCCGAGGCGGAGCCCTGTGCGGACGGCACACAGAAACAGCGGATAATACCGGGAGGCATGGCGCTGAGCTGTGGCGAGGAAGATCGAGACTTCCTCTCTGGTGAATGGGTTCACTTGCCGGCGCTTGGAGACCTTTGGAAGAAACTTTCCGGGTTTCAGCGCCACGTTGACGGGAATCAAGTTATCTTCGACAGCCTGGCTGAGGAGGCTGCTCAGGACCCGAACGTTGTTCTGCACAGTCTTGGGAGATAGGGCCGAGTTGAGCTGCTCGGTCACCATCGAGCGAACCTTCTCGCGGGTGATATCAGGTAGGTGAAGTGAACCGAGGGCAGGGAGGAGCCATCGATCAAGCCGCTTCTGGTAGTCCTCGTGTGTGGTGTGCTTTCGCACCTGACGGATATGGGCAAGCCACCTCGCTGCATACTCCTGCAACGTGACGCGCGTTCGTTCCGGAAGAGCCGCCTGCCCGAGAGCCAGCCTGGCCTGAATCTGTTGCGCAACTTGCTTGGCAGCTTTCTTGCCGGATTCACCGGTGCCAATCCGCTTGGCCTTGCGAGTGCCCTGATGGTTAATAAAGACCCACCACGCCCCTTTCCACTCTCGAATCTTCACGCCCATGGTGCGCATAGGGTCCGTGTTTCCTACTCGGTTGTCAAGCAACCCGCTTTGATAGTCGAACTTGTGCCATAACCGAATCAATGATGTCGTTCAGTCCGTCCGCCGGTGAGGCAACGCGACAGGCGGAAAGCCAGTGGTCGAACTCTTCTCGCTTCACCAGGATCTTTCCTTCGATCCGATAGTGAGGCAATGGACGGAACTGATCAACGAGCCGATCGCGTAGCCACCGCACTGAGCAGGACGAGTAGGCGGCTAGTGCCTGGAGATCGAAATACTCAGGTTCGATGTAATCCTGTAGTTTCACAGCGCTCTATCCTAGTGCACGCGCGCTATCCGGGATCGTCATACGGAAATTCCTCGCATCCGCATCACGGACGGCATGGAGTCAAAGACCGATTTCGCAATCTGCCGCCCATCGAGTTCGACCGTGATGCTGGTTGGCCCTCCTGATTTCGTCCCGCCCATCGCATCGCGCATGAACGCCGCCCCGCGCTTGTTGAGCGGAATGACGGCTTCGCTACTGCCAGCTTCGCCGACTAATCCCATCGTTGGCCCCGTCGCGATGCCGCCATCGGCAAAGGCAAAGGCCGCGAGTGTCCCGATGGCCGCCGCGATGATGGCCACCCCGGCCAAGATCGCCACCCCATAGGGAATGCCGAAAATCGTGGTGGAGGCCGCTGCCGCGATGGACGACAAAAACGTCATGAGAGCTTCACCGATCGAGACGAAAAAGGGAATCAGCGTCGAGGTAAAAAAGCCAGTGATTGCCCCCGTGATCATCGCGAAGGTCCCGGTAATGGCCAATCCTGCCCCTTCCCAAATCCCGACGGTTGCCCCGGCTGCCGCTGCATCGCCTGCGACAATCGTCGCGTTTTTGGCGGCATTAATGCCTGCCACGGAGGTCGACGTTGCCAGCATCAAGGACAGTTCCTCGGCGGCTTGCCCGGCCAGGAGCGAAGCCTTCTGGATCCCGAGATTCATAACCCCTTGCAGGAGCGCGATCTGTGTGGATTCCCAGGCTTGTTTGGCGAAATCTCCACCTTTCACGATGGCGTTGGCCAGGCCAGAAGTCCAGGTGTTCGCAATCATGGCGACCGAAAAACTATTGCTCTGCTGGATTGACCTCGGTTGTCAATAGTGGACGCCATGAATTGCAGCCTCATGCCGCCGGCTGTTGACGGGCCCATCGCTGGGCAAATGCAGCGGGCGAGCAATTCCCGAGCCGGGAATGCCGCCGTTGACGGTTATAGAAGAGCTCGATGTACTCCGTGATCTCCCGCCGGGCCTGCTCCCGCGTGGCATAACGCCGGTGATGGATCAGCTCATTCTTGAGCGTTCCCCAGAAGCTCTCCATCGGCGCGTTGTCATAGCAGTTGCCCTTCCGACTCATGGACGGGGTCAGGCCGAACTGCCGCAACTGCTCTTGATAGTCCTGGGCACAATATTGGGATCCGCGATCGGAGTGGTGAATCAAGCCTGGGCGTGGGCGTTTCCCCCACACTGCTCTCACCAAGGCGTGACGCACCAAGTCCGTCGTCATCCGAGCTCCCATCGCATGTCCGACCACCTCACACGTATACAGATCTTTGAGCCCGGCCAGATACAACCACCCTTCTCCCGTGGGGACATAGGTGATGTCGGTGACCCAGGTCTCATTCGGGCGCGTTGCGGGGAACGTTTGAGCCAGGAGATTGTCCGCCACAGGCCATTGATGCGCCGAATCCGTGGTGATCGTGAACCGGCGCACCTGTGTGCAGCGTAAGCCCAACTTCTTCCGCAGCCGCTTGATGCGCCCAATCCCGGCTGGAAAACCATCCTCACGCAATTCCGCCTGGAGGCGTTCCGGTC
Protein-coding regions in this window:
- a CDS encoding AraC family transcriptional regulator, with amino-acid sequence MLQALHALRKGIARWTDKGDLLTTAISGLSLFRRDTPTPPMSYMYERSVCLIAHGVKQVLLGGDVYVYDAHHFLITSVDLPVICRVIKASREQPYLSLLLKLDRHEISQLIADSHLPPPPVQQAGRGMAIGPVTLPLLTAFQRLIDLLGEPQDIPILAPIVQREIMYRLLVGKQGTHLRQMASAGSQSQQIAQAICWLKSNFTRSFRIEELAGHVNMSPSTFHHHFRTLTAMSPLQYQKWLRLNEARRLMLTERLDATTTAFQVGYESPSQFSREYSRSFGAPPMRDITNLRMRATNVIRKEIRHSPSDEWDSSTLI
- a CDS encoding CBS domain-containing protein encodes the protein MRQTDFFMKASDPKALIVEQLMQDAVTRCTSRTDASTIAHMMTHRNFGSLPVVEEDGTLVGIVTEYDLLQVMLDGRDLRKVLATEIMSTHPVTVTEDQTLAQVADLFQDRYLTRVPVVRNNKLVGILARRDLLYGYMKASQHWS
- a CDS encoding CBS domain-containing protein; the protein is MMKTKRAKKRTKAVKVKDFDSMTVGQVMEKEVQCARLRTKGDVIASLMIEGFGAVPVVENGKKLAGIVSEHDLLAAIDDRHRLGAVAAKDIMTSNPYSVRAETTLGTLVHVLRASDLVRVPVVDDKDKLIGLIARRDVLRTYLATGGKQEQ
- a CDS encoding universal stress protein — protein: MMRILCAVDGSEHSRWGVEALETLAAREPEHVGLLHIVDQPALQASKNKNPVAAKRAIAAMEKAGTIVLRDAARSARLALGQAATGPRTKFQTILTHGPAAHTIAKTARRLKADLIIMGSRGLSDIQGFLLGSVSRQVVSAAACSVLVVKQPMPNLHRVALAVDDSKPSRSAARFLRSYVLPESATVTILTSAESPVTDFAKRYLSESQLAELTEPVMERATTLVNGLRDEFIKDGYSVVTQVRMDHVVQTIINHVEANRDELLVVGSRDLTKHERLYLGSVSESLLRHAPCSALVVRGTSARH
- a CDS encoding cation-transporting P-type ATPase, which gives rise to MPDISHHDIHRLSAEDVLKRLDTANGGLSSADVQRRLAQYGPNVLVGPSHYSLLRELLHQFTHFLAILLWIAVGLSFAADVVKPGEGMATLGLAILGIIVINAVFAFFQEYKAERALQALHRLLPDKTWVSRGGQPVEVTRSEITPGDVLILEEGERVPADARLIEAVGMLVDNAALTGESRPKRRAAEATEDGHWLDLPNLVFAGTTVLSGHGRAVVFATGMNSEFGKIAALTTMIETGLSPLQKEIAKVTRIIAVISLAMGASFFAIGLWAGLGFWISAIFGIGIIVANVPEGLLPTVTLALAISSQRMAKRNALIKHLPSVETLSCTKVICMDKTGVSGMVNLPSSAQLLKRYES
- a CDS encoding leucine zipper domain-containing protein, encoding MSWIARRLRRSREWGHKWIRRYRQGGPTWFLERSRRPHQIARRVSATFEQAVIRTHARLTSPRNPLGFYGAEAIAHELADVGVSPVHSIRTIHRILARHQLVTRRRRDRSRRGPSLPTPPARRQNDVHQLDFIVGHYLGARRPVVILNRKDIATGLVGGTEEPDRRVQRVLAFLTRDWHRHGRPRFVQMDNDMSLTGGRFYPRSLGQLIRFCLACRVIPVFTPERQPAANARVERYNGLWQEKVWQRYRFRTLRHLRARSHAFQVAYNTYLTRRLIHQGQYARLNGPRCPLPVPFRMPHPLPLCRGQIWVIRRIDENGHIQVFNETIRLPPRYAHEFVRVVIRTGPQTLSVYWTASQQGRLKRIVHRAYRLREKACTPLL
- a CDS encoding site-specific integrase: MRTMGVKIREWKGAWWVFINHQGTRKAKRIGTGESGKKAAKQVAQQIQARLALGQAALPERTRVTLQEYAARWLAHIRQVRKHTTHEDYQKRLDRWLLPALGSLHLPDITREKVRSMVTEQLNSALSPKTVQNNVRVLSSLLSQAVEDNLIPVNVALKPGKFLPKVSKRRQVNPFTREEVSIFLATAQRHASRYYPLFLCAVRTGLRLGELLALQWGDLDFQSRFLLVQRNYTHGKMTSPKNGEVRRVDMSRELTQALSDLHLDRQLQASTNGWPGVPEWVFCSEAGGLLDGDNLRHRAFYALLNASATSVNTSLTHELVFMRDKTSLTVPS
- a CDS encoding helix-turn-helix domain-containing protein, whose amino-acid sequence is MKLQDYIEPEYFDLQALAAYSSCSVRWLRDRLVDQFRPLPHYRIEGKILVKREEFDHWLSACRVASPADGLNDIIDSVMAQVRLSKRVA
- a CDS encoding IS3 family transposase (programmed frameshift), producing the protein MERVPRQKYTKEFREQAVQLVLEQDLTTLEAARRLAISDKTLGNWVCRARRGQLATLGESRRPVTELEAEVSRLKRDLAEARMERDILKKATAYFGEGAAARYALMRTLRPHYPLSLWCRVLEVSRSGYHAWQNRRPSKRAQENARLEVAIQAAHVRTRQTYGPERLQAELREDGFPAGIGRIKRLRKKLGLRCTQVRRFTITTDSAHQWPVADNLLAQTFPATRPNETWVTDITYVPTGEGWLYLAGLKDLYTCEVVGHAMGARMTTDLVRHALVRAVWGKRPRPGLIHHSDRGSQYCAQDYQEQLRQFGLTPSMSRKGNCYDNAPMESFWGTLKNELIHHRRYATREQARREITEYIELFYNRQRRHSRLGNCSPAAFAQRWARQQPAA